A stretch of DNA from Diospyros lotus cultivar Yz01 chromosome 14, ASM1463336v1, whole genome shotgun sequence:
TTACCTGAATACAAACAATCATGATCATAACGTTCTTACAAAGCATTTTGCAAAAGctgggggaagagagagagggagcttTTGCAAAACTCTGCTTATATATAAGCTACGTTAATcgataaatttatcattttactctttatttttgttaatttttaacaatacCCTTTTTCTTCAACATCTGTCTCTCGTCACTTATAGCCCCAAATTTTTTGGTTGCCATAGTCAACCATCACCGTCCCCTCACAAGCCACTTCCCGTCGGCCATTGGCCCCCACCGGCCACTGCTCCCATCACCTCCATTTGCTAacgtgtatgtatgtgtatatatatatatataatacatataataatattatattaatatatttttaataattatgcataatttattaatatctaataataaaattttatataattaaacatCATGtcttattttagtcttttatcaagttttgataacttatcagctttttaaaaccaaacacataactattaattgataatttaaaagtatatttatctaaatatattatcaGTTTAAATAGTacctaacttttaatttaaaagttaaacataattgtgttattattttataattttaatttatactttcttGGTGAATAAGAaaagtaataattttatcttttattttcattgatgagatttttaaaaaataaaaattgggaaaatccatcctatatttttgaaaattctaggTCAGTGTGAAGAATTATTGATTTGACCCaaatgtataataaatatagaatttttatGCCTAATTCAAAGCTTAgggatgatatttttattttgtccttttcctaTAAATAGTTTTTAATATCTTTCCATATTTGAGTGTAGAGTTGTGAGCATGTcagtagagatggcaaaatgggcccggCCCGACGGGCTGGCCCGTTGGGGCCCGGCCCGGGACCGGGCTAAGGCCAGCAGTTTGCTGGCCTATTTAAGGCCGGGCTgatttggcccagcccggcgggccaaatggtggcgggccgagctggcccgcttggcccgccgGCCCGTTAATCGCCTGCGGCCCACAAAACCCCCCCCaccctcagcctcgcctctctctcgccctcgccctaaccctaaccctaaccctcgccctcgccctcgccctcgccctcgccctcgccctcgccctcgccctcgccctcaccctcgtctcgccctctgtcattctcgccctcgccctcgccctctccCTCGCCCACCCTCtgtctcgctctcgccctcgccctagccatcgccctcgccctcgcctgcgCCCCTATCTCGCCCtagccctcgctcgccctcgccctcgccctcgccctcgcccgcgctcaccctctgtctcgccctcgcccgcgctcgccctagccctcgctctccccctcgctctcgctctcgctctcgcccgcgcccctctcctgcgctcgccctcgcccgtgCCCGCGCCCGAGCCCTTGGCCCGCGCCTCTTGCTCTCGCCCTCGTTCTCGTTCTCGTTCTCGCCCGCGCCCTTtatgatatcaaaaaaaaaaaaaaaattcggcGGGCCCGTGGcgggccgggctagggccagcaatttgctggcccgtttttaagcgggccgatttggcccagCCCGTATGAcccgcgggccacttggtggcgggtcaggccggcccggcccggcccgtttgccattTCTACATGTCAGTAGTGAGATTTGTAAGAATAGACctatatatgtaataaatttTGTCACGGCTCTGCcaataaatttaatcaatttattgaatcatattattttaatgtatCTCTAATTTTAATCTTGTTTAGATGtgacataatttaattaaaattttcctgtttattaacattaattaatgttatttgaaaatttcattATCCATTTTCGATTCtccaaaaaatgttttttatcatttctgtaattttaaaaatattttagtgtcattttgtaatattaaaaaaatatcataaatatatttttgtccaCAAATGGttagaaaggaaaaacattccatctctatttcaattttttttttttgaaatttatttaaatgtattgtagaatttatgtttaattttagattgaataattattttttataataaaaattatatttgctaAAAGattactatattttttttatttacacatttctTTCACACTttaactttctattttttttttaaaatatcattttttcattttatttcccATCGTATGCATTCCCATTTTCGTGCAATGTAACGGTGGACTAAATAAAAAGGACAATGCTATTTTGACATTTGTGGTAcacttattattaatatttaatactacgaattatattaatataaagaacttttagcataaaaaatcaaatattttcacGTTTTTGTGactttattcaaaatttttaatttttataataaatactcgatttgagaaatttgatgCAATTTTATCCTACAGTCAAAATTAATCAGAGAGACATGTAGCTTTGGTCAGGTGACATGCCACTTGACAATTTAAGTGGACCTCATGTTCATtgttgttgaaaaaaataaaaaataaaaatcaaattaattgggTTAAAACCCATATTCTTTCCCTCCATCGATTTACCTTAACTCTACGCAGTTGCCGCCTTTTTCCAACACTGTCGGCCGGCCCCTTCTCCTACATCCTTCATCATCATGGTCGGAACCTTGTATCTTTCCCGTAGCCGATTTCACATCGATCTTCTTCCCCGTGATCGATGATTGATCAATCCAACTATATAGTGACCCTCGATGACAGTGGCCGACTCCTTGTGGGTTGTGGCTCATCATCGTGAGTACGCCATGGCTGTGATCATGGCGAGCAAGGGTGGATTTAGTAGTGAGTTGCCTCAGGCTTCAGCCCAAGGCAGCCcgcaataaaatttatatttgtaatataatttttttgattttttaataataactcaTCCTAAATTTAGTTCAGCACACTCCCAATTTTCTTAACCCAGCTAGCCTATCTGCCTGGATCCGTCCCTTATGGCAAGGAGTTGTCGTGACCACCTTTGCCTTGGCAATTCACCATGGCCATGCCCAGAGTCAATGTCTGCCATGGCCAACAATCCACATCTCGCCTTGAGCGTTAGCTTGCCATAGTTGTCTTCTCATTGCCGATGGTGTTCATCATCACCATGGCTTTTGATCTCTTTCCACCTTTGCGGCCTTGGCCCTTTGTCTTCTCAATTAGTAGACctcttttgttttgatttaaattttttttcaacaattaataTGGCCCAATTCAAATTGTCAGGTAACATGTCAGCTAGACAAAGTCACATGCTGcactcaatttatcaaatttggtctttattatcaaaattaaaaattttgaataaaatcataaaaacacaaatatttaatttttttcatgctAAAAGGCTATAAGATATTAgtacagaatattaataaaaatctcAAACTTAACAGTTTTAAAATAACCATCATGCAATTATTGGTTTTAATTTGACTAACTTAGCTCCGCTCACTTAGCATTTCATGATGATGATATCTACTACTTTTATATGCCAAACATAGCATAGCTCCTATTAGCCTCCAATCCTACAAGCCCATAGGCTAGAAACAGTTGATTGATATCTCCTATAATTTGCTCAAAGCACATCAATAAAATAGTAATTATGATGAGTTCTCATCgatataaatcaaaaagaaaaaataaaacacaagcAGATTAATATTTAACAACGCTTAATCATACTGTGCTATTAGGATAGCTAACCATCCATGGTAAATCTTAATCATACAAGAAACGAAGCAACTGAGATTACCACCATCTTAATCATCAATGGTTCATCTTTGAGATGAACAGGTTGCAGATGCCCTCGAGTTCCTTCATCTTGCCCTCAAATTCTTCGGCCTTAGCAAGCTGGCTGCCATCCAGCCACTGGATGGTCTGCTCAGCGGCATATTCAATTTCCCTAACTGCATTCCTCGTATTATATGCATACTTCTTCAAGGCGTTCTTCGCTTCAACCATCTTCTCAAGCTCTTGGTCTTCAAACTTGTACTGCTCTGCTTCCTGAACCATCCTCTCGAGTTCCTTCATCTTGTCCTCAAACTCATATGCCGTAGCAAGCTGGTTGCCATCGACCCACTGGATGGTCAGCTCAATGGCATCTTCCATTTTCTCCTTGTAAGCTGGAAGAATCTTTTTACCAATCTTCACATCCTTCAGAGTATTCCTCGCGTTATATGCATAGGTCTCCAAGGCGTTCTTCGCTTCAGCCATCTTCGCAAGCTCTTGGGCTTCAGACTTGTAACTTTCTGCTTTCTGAACCATCCTCCGGATTTGCTTCTCCGAGAGCCTTCCCTTGTCATTCTTGACGGTGATTGTATTCATCTGAATGGTCGTACCGGTCGGTCCGGTCTTGACTTCTGCAGAGACATTAAGGATGCCATCGGCATCGATATCAAAGGATACTGTGGTCTGAGGAGCATAAGAAAGTCCAGAGAGCTCAAATTTGCCTAGCAAGTTATTGGCTCCGGCCCTCATTTCCTCCCCTTCGTAGACCCGAATCAAAAGAGATCGCTTGTCATCGGACATAGGAAAGTCCAACACTTTCTTTGCGGGGATGACGGTGTTCCTGGGAATGAAAACAGACACAAAACCACTAAGAGTCTCCATACCAACGGACAGGGGGGTGACATCCAGTACCAAGGGGTCCCAAACCTTCTTATTGCCCTTGGCGCTCAAAATAGCAGCATGAACAGAAGCACCGCGAGAAACAGCCTCATCGGTATTCATACTCTTGCAAAGCTCCTTGCCATTGAACAGGTCCTGCAAAAGCTCCTGGACCTTGGGAATCCTGGTGGATCCACCAACAAGCACAACATCATGCACACTGCTCATGTCCATCTTAGCATCTCTCAGACACTTATCAACTGCTGACATACAGCGCCGGAAGAGATCCATGTTGAGCTTCTCAAATTTAGCTCGGGTAATT
This window harbors:
- the LOC127791094 gene encoding heat shock cognate 70 kDa protein-like; translated protein: MDLFRRCMSAVDKCLRDAKMDMSSVHDVVLVGGSTRIPKVQELLQDLFNGKELCKSMNTDEAVSRGASVHAAILSAKGNKKVWDPLVLDVTPLSVGMETLSGFVSVFIPRNTVIPAKKVLDFPMSDDKRSLLIRVYEGEEMRAGANNLLGKFELSGLSYAPQTTVSFDIDADGILNVSAEVKTGPTGTTIQMNTITVKNDKGRLSEKQIRRMVQKAESYKSEAQELAKMAEAKNALETYAYNARNTLKDVKIGKKILPAYKEKMEDAIELTIQWVDGNQLATAYEFEDKMKELERMVQEAEQYKFEDQELEKMVEAKNALKKYAYNTRNAVREIEYAAEQTIQWLDGSQLAKAEEFEGKMKELEGICNLFISKMNH